The genomic interval CTCCCTGGAGGGAAAGGCCCCTCGGGGCAGAGACACCTCTCGAGGCCAGTCGTCTTCTGGAGGCAAGCCGATGAGGCTGTGGGGACAGGACAACTCTGGTCAGGGGGGCCTCTCCTTAGTTTTCATGTCCAGGGCGAGGGCCGGCTGCCACCTGGAGTTCGGCAGAAATGATCCAGAACGGGAAGTTTCCTTCCTCCTCATCGGATACTTACTCAAAGATTTTGCCCAACTGGTCGGCTTCAGAGTTTCCACAGAAGAGGGGCCTGCGGCAGAAAAATATTCCAAGTCtatattatttcaaaaacagGAGGACGATAACCATGAAGTGGCTCAGACtagagaggccagaggataaaGGAATGTGAAGTTCCCAATCCCAAGACACTTCAGGAGATTTGCCTGTCTGTATCATTTCTGGTTTTAGGCAAGGGGGTCAAGATGAACAGGGTAGGTTGGGaggatggctggctggctggcagggcACACGCCTAACACGTGAGGGTGTAGGTTGGGAGTCATATGTACAAGCGCCATATGTATAAGAATGATCAAAAAAAGGTACATCTTATTAAAGACTCAGGGGTGGGGAGTGTAGTTTGGAGGTTTAGGGCATTTGCCCAGTGTACATGTAGTTCTGATTCCAAGCTCTCCCACTATAAATAACAGCAAAAGATTTGTGGAACTGAGTGGCTTAAGAGTTCCAAGACCCGAGCTGGggcggggggcggcggcggcagcacacgcctttaatcccagcactaaggagcagagaggcaggcggatctctgagttcaaggctagcctggtctacagaaggagtccCAGGATAGCTAAGGCGACAaggagaaacctgtctcaaaaacaaagcatttcAAGTCACGTACTTTCGACGAAACATCTCTGCAAAAATACAGCCCACGCTCCACATGTCCACGGGTGTTGCATAGGTAGATTGCAGAAGAACCTCAGGAGCCCGGTACCAGAGCGTAACAACCTAAacggaagaggagaaaggagagagggtcCTTCTCGCGAATCATAGCCTCGTAGCTCTGAACACATCAAGAACAAGACCCCTCAGCCGCCATGGGAAATCAAGTCCCACCCACCATCCCACACTATTTGGGCTGCCATCTTTGTACTGACCACAGGTGTCAGGGCCATCTGGTAGCTGTAGATTCTGGCGAGGCCAAAGTCAGCCAGCTTGACTGTGCCATTACTGGTCACCAGAATGTTCTCCGGTTTCAGGTCTCGGTGAACAATGCAGTTGGCGTGAAGAAAATCGAGGCCGCTTAGAAACTGCCGCATCAGATCCTGGTTTTTGAAAGGAGAAAGCACGAAACGCTGGAAACCTAATAACATGCTCAAAAATCCCAACAAGTTCTACTGCAAAGATCCCAGTCCACCTCTCCATGTCCGCCCCACTCACCTTGATGGTCTCAACAGGCAATCCCGGTGGGGGTGCCTTGTCCAAGTACGTCCTCAGGTCCTGGTCTATGTGCTCAAACACCAGGGTCACCTTGATGTCTCGGTCAGTTCGGGAAGTAGCACAGACGTCCATCAGCCTGACAAAAATAAGCGGTCCCCAGCTGGTCAGTCTCCTCTCAGGCACCCCCGCTCCTGACCACACCCCTGACTTACagatcctttttctcttttcGCCCCCATTCCCAACCCAATCCAATCTTCTCACCGTACAACATTGGGGTGTTCAAAGGCCTCCAGCCTCCTCAGTAAGGCCACCTCGCGAACAGTGCTGATGGGAAGgccccctccagctcctcctccgtTAGGAACCCTCACACTCTTGAGGGCCACGAAGTGGCCGCTGTGCGGATCTCGGGCCTTGTACACCGTCCCGTAGGCACCGACGCCGATTTCAGCCACGGGTTCATATCGCGAGGTAGCCATCatgctgggagcaggagatcgCCTACAATCACAGAGGGCGTCGAACACTGAGCTCCCTTTcccagggagggggggggggggtgccccaGCACTAACAAAGGAATTCCTGCCCCGAGACCGCACGAACCCGGCGGCCCATCCCCTCCCCGCGCCCGCAGAGCCCCGCGCCGCAGGTAACACAAAAGACTCCACCGAGCCCTCCAGCCACGTGATGAGCGTccgggaggagagaaaggaatgcCTTTCTCCGGGAGGGCGTCGCGCCGGGCACAAAGAAGATCGCACAATGCAAATGCACGGGGGTTTGCACTGAGGACCCCACACtgcattctctttaaaaaaaaaatcacaccccgGCCCGCGAGCACAGAGGCCCCACTTCCCGCCCCGGGGCCACCCCTTCCATAACCCTTGCCAGCGACGCGCACCCGAGGGGatccggggtgggggtggcggcggcggcggcaggggaCTGGCCGCCCCCCCCTCCAATCCCGGGACCGGGCTGCACTCACTCACCTCACGGCCGGCCGGGAGCTGCGGAGGTGGCCCTTTATCTGGGCCCGGGAGCCGGTGCCTGCGGCGCCATACACCGGGGATCGGTCCCGGGCAGCTGGACGCTACGGGCCCGACCATAGACACGGGCCGCGAGCTAGAGaggccccctcacccccaccctcaccatgTGACCCGCTGCCAGAGAGGCGCGCGGAAAccgaggggggggggcgggggcagcggGGGACGGGGCGGGGCGAGCGCCGGACGTTCGGGGCACGTGACCGCCACCCATCCATCCAGCCGTGCATCCATGCATCCGTGCATCCATGCATCCGTGCATCCATCCAGCCGTGCATGCGCAGTGGGTGACCCGGGGCCCGCGGCTTGGCGGGGAAGGGGTGtcgtgggggggggcggggaagagagagagaggaaaaaaaaaataatatccgGGCGACCACGTGACCTGTTGCTATCCCACGTGACCCCCCGGGCTCCGCGCTGGGCAGCAGGGGCGTGGCTACGCCGCGCGGCACGTGACCGGCTGCCGTTCCCGGGACGGACGGACAGGCGTGGGGCGGGGGGGCGGGAGAGGGTGGAGCGCCCGGCGGTGCCATGGCAACCGGGCCCGCCGGCTCTCCACGGTGGGCTCCAGGCCGAGCCCGCGCGCATCTTCTCCCTCGCCTCGCTGCACGTCTGTCCGTACGTGGGCGGGGAGGTCCGGAGGGGGGGGTGCTGGTGGGAGATGATGATCCTGGTCCCCGGGATGGAGCTGTCACCGTGTCACTCCCGCCGCCACGGGGGGAGCAACACGCGGGTGTGCGTCTTTGTTTTTACTCACTCATTCAACACAGTGCTGCTAAGGGCTTTTCCTCCTCCCGGTTGGTATGCGATGTGTTTTGTGTGGGTGACTCAGTCATTCGC from Peromyscus maniculatus bairdii isolate BWxNUB_F1_BW_parent chromosome 18, HU_Pman_BW_mat_3.1, whole genome shotgun sequence carries:
- the Cdk4 gene encoding cyclin-dependent kinase 4, whose protein sequence is MMATSRYEPVAEIGVGAYGTVYKARDPHSGHFVALKSVRVPNGGGAGGGLPISTVREVALLRRLEAFEHPNVVRLMDVCATSRTDRDIKVTLVFEHIDQDLRTYLDKAPPPGLPVETIKDLMRQFLSGLDFLHANCIVHRDLKPENILVTSNGTVKLADFGLARIYSYQMALTPVVVTLWYRAPEVLLQSTYATPVDMWSVGCIFAEMFRRKPLFCGNSEADQLGKIFDLIGLPPEDDWPREVSLPRGAFPSREPRPVQSVVPEMEELGAQLLLEMLTFNPHKRISAFRALQHSYLHKEESDPE